Proteins encoded by one window of Vitis vinifera cultivar Pinot Noir 40024 chromosome 10, ASM3070453v1:
- the LOC100854908 gene encoding uncharacterized protein LOC100854908, producing the protein MADIHQLNGNLYRALMEKNPKDVLGFLPVDEGPLHKITIHKDTVLHMACYSKQCDLALELLQLLPPSLNQRFANSKNDVDNTILHEVATYNAMTDVATEILNRAPELLTARNILGETPLFRAVRYGKDEMFKLLAEKLDRMDFETEEDRKACLRRNDGTTILHISVFTENFDLALLIAERYGDLISAWDSNQMTALQHLACNPSAFLSGCEHGHLRRFIYSCISNKARGGRCQDLKSVAKSRFRWPIWEALLEEKHRYDAARELASKLLESDTSWEATNPQAVDRGSISVQEKGGDSSVSSKEKAKVDPSIALQHPDEKKGKTSPEVNRTRFNNIRNKETPLFLATMSGIPEIVDEILKKYPQAIEHYNDQGRNILHVAINYRQIEIFDRVVKMEMPARRLLRATDAKGNSILHMVGKKGKRYVSRKSRSPAIQLQEELLLFERVKEYSKSHFLKVFNHNNQTADELFASNYCELHEEAKEWLKRTAENCTIVAVLIATVAFAAAYTIPGGPNQSTGIPLLLSQPFFVVFTLADVISLTYALTSVITFLSILTSPFQLQDFKKSLLRKLMLGFTFLILSVSMMMVAFAATIILMIHNKERWTKIVLYSVAFLPVIIFALSYSPLYYRLLKACTGLLNLALELCPRCTCVSPPSWTTKFFNRRESKPNRFQSQTFSSKCPSIFQTTYSSV; encoded by the exons ATGGCGGACATCCACCAACTCAACGGAAATTTGTACCGTGCTCTGATGGAGAAGAACCCCAAGGATGTGCTGGGTTTCCTTCCAGTAGACGAAGGTCCATTGCACAAAATCACCATACATAAAGACACCGTTCTCCATATGGCCTGTTACTCCAAGCAGTGTGATCTCGCGCTCGAGTTACTGCAACTGTTGCCCCCCAGTCTTAACCAGCGATTCGCCAACTCTAAAAACGATGTGGACAACACTATCCTCCACGAGGTAGCCACTTACAACGCCATGACTGACGTTGCCACTGAAATATTGAACAGAGCTCCGGAGTTGCTTACTGCTCGTAACATCCTTGGAGAGACACCTCTCTTTCGGGCGGTCCGGTACGGGAAAGATGAAATGTTCAAGCTACTAGCTGAGAAGCTTGACCGTATGGATTTTGAAACTGAAGAAGATCGTAAAGCCTGTTTGCGGAGGAATGATGGAACAACTATTCTCCATATTTCCGTATTTACTGAGAATTTTG ACTTGGCGCTGTTGATAGCGGAAAGATATGGAGATTTAATTAGCGCCTGGGACTCTAACCAAATGACGGCTCTTCAACATCTAGCATGCAACCCATCGGCATTTCTCAGTGGATGCGAACACGGACATCTGAGGCGATTCATCTACTCTT GTATTTCAAACAAGGCCAGGGGAGGTCGGTGTCAAGATCTTAAATCTGTTG ctaAATCACGCTTTAGATGGCCCATTTGGGAAGCCCTTTTGGAAGAAAAGCATAGATATGATGCAGCTCGCGAACTTGCCAGTAAGTTACTAGAAAGTGATACTTCCTGGGAGGCTACGAATCCTCAAGCAGTGGACCGAGGGTCCATTTCTGTGCAAGAGAAAGGAGGAGACTCATCGGTATCATCAAAAGAAAAGGCAAAAGTGGATCCCTCTATTGCCCTGCAACACCCAgatgagaagaaaggaaaaacctCTCCAGAAGTCAATAGAACTAGATTCAACAATATCAGGAACAAGGAAACTCCATTGTTTTTGGCAACAATGTCAGGCATTCCAGAGATTGTCGATGAAATACTCAAGAAGTACCCTCAGGCAATTGAGCATTATAATGACCAAGGAAGGAACATACTTCATGTAGCGATCAATTACCGCCAGATAGAGATTTTTGATAGGGTGGTCAAGATGGAAATGCCAGCAAGGAGGCTACTACGGGCAACAGACGCTAAAGGGAACTCCATTCTGCATATGgtaggaaagaaaggaaaacgCTATGTCTCGAGAAAATCACGATCCCCTGCAATCCAATTGCAAGAGGAGTTGCTCTTGTTTGAG CGTGTGAAGGAATACTCTAAATCCCATTTCCTCAAGGTCTTCAACCATAACAACCAGACTGCAGATGAATTATTTGCTTCCAACTACTGTGAACTTCATGAGGAAGCCAAAGAATGGCTGAAGCGCACCGCTGAAAACTGCACCATTGTGGCTGTTCTTATTGCTACCGTTGCCTTTGCTGCGGCCTACACTATACCAGGAGGACCAAATCAAAGCACTGGAATCCCACTCCTCCTTTCTCAACCATTCTTCGTGGTTTTCACCCTGGCGGATGTAATCTCCCTCACTTACGCCTTGACATCTGTCATCACATTTCTCTCAATCCTCACATCCCCATTTCAGTTACAAGACTTCAAGAAGTCTCTTCTTCGAAAGCTGATGCTCGGTTTTACGTTTTTAATCCTCTCCGTGTCAATGATGATGGTGGCATTTGCTGCAACAATCATCCTTATGATACATAATAAGGAAAGGTGGACCAAAATTGTCCTATACTCGGTTGCATTCCTCCCAGTTATTATTTTTGCACTCTCATATTCCCCGCTATATTATAGACTCCTGAAAGCTTGCACCGGTCTGCTCAATCTTGCACTTGAGCTTTGCCCCAGGTGTACTTGTGTTTCTCCACCATCATGGACAACCAAGTTTTTCAACCGCAGAGAATCCAAGCCCAACCGCTTTCAATCTCAAACATTCAGTTCCAAATGCCCTTCTATATTTCAAACCACTTATTCTTCAGTTTGA